In Sander vitreus isolate 19-12246 chromosome 4, sanVit1, whole genome shotgun sequence, the genomic stretch aatatgacccaatttcatatgattaaccgtaaaaacctggaggacattataacatctgaaaacctcctcctgctgccttgatattctatcaacaggccttttcaaaaatgtttcgaattgtttggctacagatcttctacagattgtaaacacatctcttctctcaggtatcttcccacaggccctgaaaactgcagtcattaagccactcttaaaaaagaacaatctagacatgtcactaatgagcaactataggccgatatcaaaccttccatttttaagtaaaatcattgaaaaaaacggtttctcaacaactcaaccttttgttgtcactaaacaacagttttgatgccttccagttggGTTTTCGActacaccacagcactgagacagctcttgttaaagtctttaatgacatccacttaaacacagatagtggcaaaatttcagtcttggtattacttgatctcagtgctgcatttgatacggtcgaccatgacatattactagaccgattggaaaactgggttggcatttctggctcagtactaaagtggtttgagtcttatttaaagaatatggactactttgtgtctatgtgtctagggaattatacatctgaacatacaaatatgacgtgcagaGTTCCCCAAGTCTCCATtgtggggcctctcctgtttaacatttacatgttctaagtgcattgaacaaattaacgactggatgtgccagaactttcttaaattaaatgatgaaaaaactgaggtggttgtttttggagcaaaagaggaacaattaaaagtcagcactcagcttcaaacgataatgttaaaaacaacagacaaagccagaaatcttggtgtagtcatggactcagacctgaattttaacagtcacattaagacaattacaaagtcagcctattaccaccttaaaaatatatcaagggttaaaggacttatgtctcagcaggatttggaaaaacttgtccgtgcttttatcttcagtagacttgactactgtaacggcgtctttacaggtctccctaaaaaatcaatcagacagctgcagctgattcagaacgagTCCTCACAAAGACCacgagagtggatcacatcactccagttctgaagtcttctggcttccagtgcctccaagaattgatttcaaaatacttttgctggtttataaatcactaaacggtttagggccaaaatacatgtctgatctgctgctacactatgaaccacccagacctctcaggtcgtctgggacaggtctgcttgttgtccccagagtcagaactaaacagggagaagcagcgtttagtttttacgctccacatatctggaacaaactcccagaaaactgcaggtctgctgcaattctcagttcttttaaatcaaggctgaagacctatctttttgatgttgcctttctttaaataactgttcatttcttatactgaagctgcattgttgacactgtataacaatctatataagcatataaagagaaattcctattttatctgcttttatatatttaactgttttaactgctcttcaatgtttaatttcttatagtgcactgtaacttttttgtttttaatttttttatctgttttcatgtaaaccactttgaattgccctgttgctgaaatgtgctatacaaataaagctgccttgccttgcctaataaataaataaataaataatatattaaataatatttttattttgatgctTACTTAGTCATAGATATTGAACGTTATGACTATAGTACTATCTATgattttaagttgtttttaaaaaaaataattttagagTTTTAAAGATTACAGTTTAAATAATGTGGCTTTCAAATCCAAAAGCCATATTAGCCACACAGAGCTGGACATcagctacagtatattatttGGGATCTTCTATGTGTCAGTCACCACATGACCGTTATACTGCTAGACACCTCAAAGCCCCTGAGAGGAATATTTATCTTGTAAAACCTTCTGTGTGGGTCAGGCACTGGTTGTTGAGGAAATGCAGgagtgcagcagcagtaactGGCAGCACTAACTGCAAACTGATCCATAAAGCATGCAGCACTAGTAGAGTGTGTAACACGTGAATGTGGCAGCATCTTGAATTGTCTGCCTGAATAATCTTTGCAGGCTTTGCTCCATTATGCCATTTAGCATTTGCTCTTTGTATTACACTATACCTGCTGAAAACAATTACAACAGACCTGTTCTGAAATtgcattaacatttttattatttttatatttcataaaaaaacatctcttgCCAAACACACTAAAACAAGAACTAAATTAACTGGAAGCAGCATGCTTAGATCAGCATATTTGTATGGAGGATGTGCACGAATCATTACATTTTAGTGAGTCATCTGTATGttacgacggagcattagggccacatcaaaggaaaaaaaatgaggaagatatttttttgaccagaaagaaaatattaacTAAAACTATTGAATGCatactgaaaaataaaatgcatttaaatgtaagtCAGCACTGCCTGTCTGGCATAATCTTCCATGCACCTGGGGATATCACAGACTTCAGTGAGCTGTAGAAGTAAAACTTCACTTCATCCATGTCTAACCTAATCTGCCCTCCCTTCTCGTCTTTAATCACTCCTTTCACtccttttttctgattttttctctccattttacTCCAGATCCCACTCCCTCTTGGCCCTTACAACATCAAATCCCACTCTGGAACAGAAGTGACGATAGACGGTAATGAATATATAATTCATCCCCATGACCACACATTGCTGAATCTTTCACTCTTTCACATCTGACAGATGTATAATTATAGTTGACTCTGTGTCAGGCTGTCGGTCCAGTGCCCCCTTCTCTGGTAGATTTTCCACCCAACCCTTCAGGCCTTAAAAACAGTTTCCTTGGCAGTGTGGGCTGCCTATTCGTCTTTCAGAGGCAGTGGATTGCTCAATTACTGTCAATCGTGGACTGGCAAAACACCATTCACACCTGGTCCTGCCTCCAATGAAACGCATAACGACTCACAATTACTGACAAAACTTGTGTTGCAGTAAGCAGACATCCGGCATACTGTGGTGTTTAGGAAATTAGATAAAGCCAGCAGTAACGATCCTCACGAGGGTAGTAATGAGACTTAATGGGAGTTAATGGGGTTACAGTGATCGGGAAAGCAGAGAGACCCCAGGTTAATACGGCTACTAACAGGACAGAGACTGAGTGAGAGGgggtataacacacacacataggctcCAGGCACTTAGAGCCATTATAAAAGCCTATTTCAGTGCTCGTGCAGTAGCCTGAAATCATTAGATTGTTATACTGTAACTATCCTCAGTTTAAGAATTATACATGAGCCTTCTGAAAGGTTCCTGTCCTTGATACTCTTGTCCTATGCAACCGTTAGTTAtacaagcagtgtgtgtgtgtgtgtgtgtgtgtgtgtgtctgtgtgtgtgcgcatgtttgAGACGGTGTGTTCTTTCAAGTCTTCTGCGCTTAGCAGTAGTTAATGAGATCAGGGTGACTGTTACCTGTGAGGAGGCCTTTGatgaaatatgttcagaaagAAAGGGGGGTCGTAGAGAATGAGATAGGAGGAGAGAGCCaggaggagcgaggagggaaAATAGTGGCAGGGTATGTGtgacattcatttttaatcaagAGGAAAAGTCAGCTTCATCATGAAGAGTAAGGCAGATAGATGAGGCCCATTCCCTTATACCCACACAACccaatacagacacacttttaaaCACCATTCTATACATGTTCACACACGcctaaaaacaaacacttgcacacacatgttcacagCTTCAAACAGGTAACAGCAAATAATGTTTGGTCTTTTTAGCGTATTGTGTTTAAAAGAGTGGATTGCACTGAAATTAGAAAACCCCACAAGGGAGTATTTGGATTATAGTTTTTCCTTCATCATAATCAGACTAAAATCCTCCTTTTTGACTCTAATACTTTAATTCTAATTACTCCACACAGGCTTCAGTGAGTTGAGgactgggagagaaagagggagagactgCAGAAGacaaaggcagacagacagagccagaaagagaggagaagaaagacagAATGTAAAAGAGGAAGGTACTGTGGAACTAAGATAAGTATACTGCCTCGCTCAACACTACTTCACAGATGGATAGATTTGAAATCCTTTGTTTTCTAAATGACAGACAAGCACACAGAGCTCCACCAACGGAGTGAAAGGCACGTTTTATTTCACGAGGTACACAGCAGCAAAATCACAAACATGCCTCTTAAAACCAGCAGGTCGACTTGGGTTAGAGAGGCAATCATTAAACAAAAGGTCACTAAACAATGCTCAGTGTTAGAGACACAAACCTACCATAATTATTTGTACACCTGTTGACAAAGTACACACAATCtatatttatatgttttaaaatatgCAGAACAAAATGAtctctcaatcattcccaaagAATTGCCTAAAGCcagggttttgtttttaacagcttctttaaagcctttttttcttccatattGATAGCATGTTTTGGTATGTATGTCCCAagagtacggtggccctgaagtgcaaatcacaacagcaaatagaaaaacacaacggcaaataggaaaacagaacagcaaatatgaaaaaacgacagaaaataggaaaacacttcaataactcataaaacacaacggcaaatacgaaaacacgacagcaaacatgaaaacacgacagcaaataggaaaacactttttgctgttgtgttttcatatttgctgtcatgtttttatgtttgctgtcgtgttttcatatttgctgtcgtgttttcatatttgctgtcgtgttttcctatttgccgttgtgtttattatttattgaagtgttttcctattttctgttgtgttttcatatttgctgtcgtgttttcatatattgcaaataggaaaacagaacagcaaatatgaaaacacgacagaaaataggaaaacacttcaataactcattaaacacaacggcaaatacgaaaacacgacagcaaacatgaaaacacgacagcaaacacgaaaacacgacagcaaatatgaaaacacgacagcaaacacgaaaacacgacagcaaataggaaaacacgacagcaaacaggaaaacacgacagcaaatatgaaaacacgacagcaaacattaaaacacgacagcaaaaagtgttttcctatttgctgtcgtgttttcgtatttgccgttgtgttttatgatttattgaagtgttttcctattttctgtagTGTtatcctatttgctgtcgtgttttatgatttgctgttgcgtttttctatttgctgttgtgatttgcacttcagggccaccgtacaagAGAGCAGTGTTGTAGCtgccaaacaaaaaataatttaacacAACCGTTAGTATTGGTCCAAAAAGGTGGGGGAGAGAAAACAAAGTGAATTTTCATCTACTGCCTGATTATAAAAATTGTAATATTGGTAAAACTGAGCAtaattaaatcaatattttaaagtcATAGTTAAAAAGTAGCTGAAGTTAGATTTGCATTTATGTGGCATTGCCACCATAGAAACATTCTCCTACACCCAAAGGATGTTTTCTGTTTAGCATTTTTTCCTTTCGTTTCTAAACAAAGACACCATTCGAATgggatatttcaccattggaaagatgaatatatatttaaattgggtcacttatgtggtagaaatgtgattttttttagaaattggtggcttctaggccgagaaaagccagaaaatgtgtttttggctcatgtggattaaagacaccaaatcccagaatgcacttgcttcgctgctttagcgtctactcccaagccacgcctaccgtttacagacagacagtgagacgatCAACTCAACAAGtgcattttattgtcatttcaatcaTATACACGAaaaaacgtttcaccgtggctcaagtggtgttacacatttaaaatatataaaaatgacattatataaaaactacatacgaaacaggctagctacatttagtgcacacacattatatgctctGAAAAGTTccgctaacacatagctactagcattagcgcttggtgggctgtggTATAAACAttgagtataaacacagccataAACTTATGTGagatgtagaatggtcggcattttacagtcacaaactccaccagcagttagcagttcgTTGGATACAAatcaccccatttctgcaacaggcagtccatgttaacacagcccacctcaactagctagtcttacccggtgacagagcagcaggctggatagtccggtacagcaatatttccacaacaacaaaaacacagcagtctctgaactcgcgttgggagtgtcgttgaagttggatgtagtccagtttgttgtctaatgagcggacacttgcaagcaggattgattgaacaggtggccggctatcGTTAGCTTTCCAGCGGCACACTCGTTCAccgttccccgctgatgatgtccctttaccggccagaggcatcgagcaacaccgctggcCTTCATAGCCGGCGggcgaagctcgcgtagtgtgttgagtattccgtctgtaatagagtgtcctgcatattctccgatctgtaccaatgtttCCCGTTGGTCccgcggtagtttgaatgcacataattgttgttctaaaatgtcCTATCTATCTAAcagtttctgctgagaagctaagcgaggattcaagatggctgacactcgttttttcctcggcaatctccggaaaaagccaacagtccaaccccctatgggctatgcggaagtagctcctagtactggctgtagtccttgACAGTAGTCCGATGACACAAAAATCGTAGTTTTCCGTCATCagaagattttttccagacctacaatacagagatctcccctctcagggggacataagggagggaagcacggtcattcaaaaatactaccatgtttctgctgatacaaagcttaatgctaaatcggtgaagtaacCCTTTAAATGTTGTGAGGAGAGGATCTTGCAGCAGAGCTTTTCTGCTGATGCTTTATCGCCCTCTGCTGATCAAAGTGTTCCACTGACCAGGATTCAACTGTTTATGTTCAATTCCTATTCATTTAATTTGATTAATATTTCACCATAATTGGCTTTAATCATAATATGATGTTAGATGTTGGAGTATTTTCCCACATTGTGCTGAATGGCACATGTATAGCCTACTAATGCAATACACATCCAACTATGCTCTGACTACTATGTAACTTTGGATTTAATTTGGATTGTCAGAAACCCCTTGAAAAGACATGAGTGGTACAGCTAATTTTTAGttcatttaacatttttcactttaaacatGCTGTCATTGTGTTAATGTAAATATCAATCTACACATTTGTAAATATGTGACTTCACATTCACAAtacggctgtgtgtgtgtgtagtcattGTCTTTCTGTAAATATCACTCTACATTTCTTCGTGTACGTTTTGACTTCACATTCAGATCACAGTATGCAAATATCTGAGTGACAATGTTAACAGCCTACAAGTTCTCATTACTActagtttgtgtttctgtgacttcaacTTAACTCAGACGTTTCAAGATTTCATATCAAGTACAGATTGTCCGTTTCGTGttaaaaacaagaataaaaagaaaatactcttTGGAGGATGATTTggtggctcttaaaagagcctTTGTGGTGTGTGAAGCAACAGTAGACCGTTTAAGCCCTCTCTCCGCGGATGCGGCGGGCCAGCTGGATGTCTTTGGGCATGATGGTGACCCTCTTGGCGTGGATGGCACACAGGTTGGTGTCCTCGAACAGGCCGACCAGGTAAGCCTCGCTGGCCTCCTGCAGAGCCATGACGGCGGAACTCTGGAAGCGCAGGTCGGTCTTGAAGTCCTGAGCGATTTCTCTGACCAGACGCTGGAAGGGCAGCTTGCGGATCAGCAGCTCGGTGGATTTCTGGTAGCGACGGATCTCTCTCAGAGCCACGGTACCGGGCCTGTAACGGTGAGGCTTCTTCACGCCGCCGGTGGCCGGGGCGCTCTTACGGGCAGCCTTGGTGGCCAGCTGCTTCCTGGGGGCCTTTCCTCCGGTAGATTTACGAgcggtctgcttggttcttgccatggctttttctttctgtgatcAGGCGAAATCTAAAGTGAAACAAAGAGACCCGCGACTCTTAAAGTTTTGGACCGGATGTAAGCTCTAGTGTCGCTGCTTAAGACCTCCGGCTCGGCGGCTCCTGATTGGTGAGGGGCTCCtctggagcttagcaccgcctcAAGGAGCGACCCACCGCCCGAATCTCCGTCGCTTATTGGCGGATATATCCTTTCAAAAAGTCCGCCAAAATGTGAGAGCGGGCCGCCCTCTGCTGCTCTACTGGAAGCCTCTTTTCTGGTTGGTCTGGCTGGAAATGGCCGGCTCCCGCGCTCCGCGGACATAAAAGGGAGGGTTTCAGCTGTTGGAAGACAGTTTTCTGAGTCGTGACTTTCGAGAGCATCTAAAAATGAGTGGTCGAGGAAAAACCGGAGGAAAAGCCAGAGCTAAGGCAAAGACCCGCTCCTCCCGTGCAGGGCTTCAGTTCCCAGTCGGCCGTGTTCACAGGCTGCTCCGTAAAGGAAACTACGCTCAGCGTGTGGGAGCCGGCGCCCCCGTTTACCTGGCGGCTGTGCTGGAGTATCTGACCGCTGAGATTCTGGAGCTGGCTGGAAACGCTGCCCGCGACAACAAGAAGACCCGTATCATCCCCCGTCACCTGCAGCTGGCTGTCCGCAACGACGAGGAGCTCAACAAGCTGCTGGGCGGAGTGACCATCGCTCAGGGCGGAGTGCTGCCCAACATCCAGGCCGTCCTGCTGCCCAAGAAGACCGAGAAGCCCGCCAAGAAGTAAAACTGGAGACTCGCTGACTGCTGGAAACCAGACCCAAAAaggctcttttaagagccaaACACTTTCCTGATAAAGAGCTGTTTTTCCAGtgtaaaaaatataatgtaatcgAATACTACTTCAGATTTATGACGCCAAATATAATCAACAGAATGATTATTAGGTTAAGATACAATTTTATTGATTCAAGGGGAAATGCACTACCCAGTACGTCAAATAAATGCGCTACATCTGTACCTGAGTGATCAACACAATCTATCATTAACACAAACAAGGCTATAATACAATAGTTTATATTCTGAAATGTGTGATTCTGGAGAATTGCTAGGCATACCTTTATCTTTGggtagcctatatttttgtagtttgtggAGGATTTTATCTTTTAACAGAGTACGCCAACAGTAGTATTACTACTTGTACTTAAAAAGATCAGATTTCTTCTTCCACTACAACAACTTCCATGAAGCAATTAAACTCATTGCAACAATACCCAAATAAAGTCAAAATTAGTTTATATTATCCCTCAAAACCAGATCTCAAACCCAGTTAGTGGCTTGACACCTTAAGGGAGTGACAGCTGGACTTCATAGTTTACTGAGCACATGAATTTAGTTCCCATATTTTAAAAGGAACACAACTGTTGATAAAAATGActgattcaaatatttaattccAAAAAATCTggactggtgttttttttgttgtttagaaTCATAGCCCCATGAGAGTCATGGCAGGATGTGTAATGGTACAGCTAATTTTAATCTTTACATATCCTCACCAaccatttttaataattttatcaGTTACCATAACTTTCTATAAAAGAGGGTatacatttatgtttaacagaTTTTTTAACAAAAGTAATGTCTCATTACCACTAGCATACATGTTTTTAACCGTTAACAAGCGTACTTACATCTTCATATCTTAAAAATCAACAATGTCTTGATATTTTACTTTAAGAGTTTTAGCTAACTTTTCATCAGTTACCAAAACCTATGAAATATGCTATAAATATGTTAAAGACGTGTTTAGTTATTAAAAAGCCAGCTTGTAGTCTAGTGCTTTTAACATATGTATCTATAATGTATAATTTTCATCTATTAATCGTGTAGTGATATTTCTTATCGAGCACTTTCTCTTCATGCAGCCAATCATAATCACAAGACACTTTTCTTTGATCCCTTGAGTAAATAAATCTACTCACAGACGGCAACTTGTTCAGCGCATGCTCAGTCCCGCGCTCAGAAGACAACCAATCCTGTGCGAGCAACAGCACAGTAACATTTGCATCGAGTGGATACAAATTGAACGTTCAGTGGTGCGTCACTACATTCGATTAACTATACTCTCAGAATTACTCATGCCGGAGCCCAGCGTCAAAGCGCCCAAGAAGGGCTCTAAGAAAGCCGTTTCTAAGGCTGTCAGTAAGACCggcaagaagaagagaaagaccaGAAAGGAGAGCTATGCCATCTACGTGTACAAGGTGCTGAAACAGGTTCACCCCGACACCGGCATCTCCTCCAAGGCCATGGGCATCATGAACTCGTTTGTGAGCGACATCTTTGAGCGCATCGCCGGTGAGGCCTCCCGTCTGGCTCACTACAACAAGCGCTCCACCATCACTTCCAGGGAGATCCAGACCGCCGTGAGGCTGCTGCTTCCCGGGGAGCTGGCCAAGCACGCCGTGTCTGAGGGCACCAAGGCCGTCACCAAGTACACCAGCTCCAAGTAGaccatcctgctgctgtaaTCTTCTACTAAACCAAcggctcttttaagagccacacACTACTTCTTAGAGAGCAAAGTTTCATTCAGTCATGTGTTTAGATACAAAGTATGATCGTTTttcatttctatctttgttttcTATGTAAGACTTGGAcaatttagaattttttttttttgtgtaaatacTAACACTCTTCATAATTGtctttaacttatttttttactttactttacctTTTAACTTATACATTACTATCTTTATACTTGTTTCACTGGGTCAGAATAATATAATTTCAATTGTCTttcacatattgcagaattgacattAAAGTTGACCTGTCAAAGAATCCTGTAGTAATCTTAAAATGTACTACTTAAAAATTGGTTTTTATAATGTGCAATGTTACTTGGGTTGCATCAGTGCTTTGCGTCTTAGCCTTACACTGTTCTATTACTGGTAGACTTTACATTAACGCTACTATAATTAATCTATAGCTGTGAACAGGTACACCAGCTCAAAGTAAACCTGCTGTCAGACCAATAACACAGCTCtattaagtgctcatattaggctttttccctttcctttgtgttatatatccttttttttaatattaagaGCCACACTTCTAATcatgccattttttttaactatccATGAATGTTGTCACCTGTTTTTTGATATAGTGAAAGTTCCTTAATATCTCCGTAATCATGGGCATGATTGTCTTTGTAATTGCTCCATTTTACAGTTCTATTACACCATAGACCTGATAATATTATGATTCTACAGCAAAGTACACAAATGGTCCCGCAGCTGTAATCTACTAAACCAACGGCTCTTTTAAGAGCACGGTGTCATTTAATCatgtttatataaaaacaaagtacTCATGAATTGTGTCACtaaatgtttttacatgtaCAGTAAAGAAAGACAGCCATTGTAATCTCCATAATGTGCaatacttaatgtgtatttattgATATAATGGGCATTATTTGGTTTATATCTTTGCTTTTGTGACATACTTGGTTCTACTTCTTGTAGACTTTACATTTAGGctactattttgttttttaatctataACTGTGACCAGCTCGCCATGTCCGAGGGCACCATGAAGGCCGTCACCAAGTACACCAGCTCCAAGTAAACCATCCCACTGCTGCAATCCACTAAACCAAcggctcttttaagagccacacACTTCTTCTTAAAGAGCAAAGTTTCATTAAAGTATGTGTTTGGATACAAAGTATCCAAGaatgttttccctttttacATTAGTTTTCTCTTCTATACTTTGTTTTTGCCTAACATTTGTGATATTAAATATTGTGTATCTTATCTTTAACtgtatataataatgtaataatgaaaaaattgtGCATAACGCTGCCGTTTAATGTAAAATGAG encodes the following:
- the LOC144517344 gene encoding histone H2A-like: MSGRGKTGGKARAKAKTRSSRAGLQFPVGRVHRLLRKGNYAQRVGAGAPVYLAAVLEYLTAEILELAGNAARDNKKTRIIPRHLQLAVRNDEELNKLLGGVTIAQGGVLPNIQAVLLPKKTEKPAKK
- the LOC144516355 gene encoding histone H2B 1/2-like, whose protein sequence is MPEPSVKAPKKGSKKAVSKAVSKTGKKKRKTRKESYAIYVYKVLKQVHPDTGISSKAMGIMNSFVSDIFERIAGEASRLAHYNKRSTITSREIQTAVRLLLPGELAKHAVSEGTKAVTKYTSSK
- the LOC144516354 gene encoding histone H3, whose product is MARTKQTARKSTGGKAPRKQLATKAARKSAPATGGVKKPHRYRPGTVALREIRRYQKSTELLIRKLPFQRLVREIAQDFKTDLRFQSSAVMALQEASEAYLVGLFEDTNLCAIHAKRVTIMPKDIQLARRIRGERA